Below is a genomic region from Candidatus Angelobacter sp..
GTAGATCATCAAGTCCACGAGGAAAATCGCCATGACGATGCGCACCACGCCCGGCAACCCTTGCAGCGCATGCCAGCCGCCAAGCATCCACGCCGGCGCACAGGCGTTGACGAAGCCGGTGACCGTGTAATGCGAGACGCGGTTCATCGCGATGGCCAGGGCAAAGGAGAAGACATCGATCTTCAAATCCTTCCAGCGATCGACTTCGCGCGCGGGCCGGACCCGCTCGAGGACCTCGAACACGAGCACGAGCAGGAAGAACGCAGCCGTCTGGATATTTTCCGAATTGAGCATGTCCCGTTTCGTCGGCGGGATTGTTGCGAACGGCGTTGAAATAATCAAGCGGCGGAAACGCCGGCAAAGACGGCCAACGTCCGGCACTCAAGCCGCGAGCAGAGCGTCGCTTCTCTGCGCCGCGCGGCGACCGAAATTAGGCGATTCCTTCAACCTGGATTTGAACCGGCGGCGGCGCTCGTCCGTTTCATCAGCCGAGTACAGCCGCTTCACCAGGTCCAGAAAACCGCCTTGCAGTTGTTCGACGCTCATGTTCTTCGGCGAAATGTTGATGTCAAACAGCGTGCAGAGTTCCCAGGCGTGGTCGCGAATGATGCGGCCCTCCCGTTTCAGTCGTTGATACAGCGGCGTGCCCGGGAACGCGGTGAGGAAAGTGATCTGGACTTCGTAGAGGCCGGACTCTTTCACGAACCTGAAGACTTCTTCGAACACGTCCGGTGTGTCGCCGTCAAGGCCGAGAATGAAGCAACCGTTCACGGTGACACCATGGGATTGAATCTTTTGAATCGCCGCGGCGTAGTGATCGCGCTGGCGCGCCTTCCAGTTGTTGTTCAACTCCACGCCGTCGAGGCTGGTCTTGCGCGGGCTTTCGAGGCCAATGAGGATTTGCTGGCAGCCGGAATCGCGCATCAATCCCAGCAGCGCATCGTCTTCGGCCACTTTCACGTCCGCCTCGGTGAACCAGCGCAGCTTTTCCTTCGCCAGTTCGCGCAGCAGACGTTTGTAGTGCTCGCGGTGAACGAAGCTGTTGTCGTCGGCGAACTCAATGAACGGGCGCGGCCAGATTTTTTTGATCTCGCGGATCTCGGCGATGACTTTTTCGACCGGCTTCAATTTATAGTGCGGTGTCAGGAGAATTGAACTGGCGCAGAAATCGCATTTGTGCGGGCAGCCGCGGCTCGTCTGCACCGTAATCCGGTTGTATTTGTCCGGATCGAGCAGATCGAACCGCGGCATCGGCGCCTCCCGAAGATCGAACCCGCCTCCCGGCGTCTGAAAGTAAAATGGTCTGAGGACGCCGCGCTCGAAATCCGCGAGCACCTGCGGCCAGAGCGGCTCGCCTTCCCCGACGACGACACTCGTGCAATGTTCCTTCGTCTCTTCGGACAACGAACTCACCGGAATGCCGCCCATCACGACCGGAATGTTTTTTTGCCGATAAACGTCGGCGACCTGCCAGGCCTCCTTCAGTTGCGCGGTGAAGGTGCTGATGGCAACCAGGTCAAAATGATCCGGCAGATCGTTTTCTTTCCGCAGGTCGAAGATCTCATGGTATTCGACGTCGAACCTGGAGGGCGTCAATCCGGCGAGTGTCAGCAGACCGAGGCTCGGCAATGACGCGATGATGCGGTTGCGGTCCACGAAGCCGGGCAACGTCAGTCCCAGTTGAGTAAGCTCCTCGTTGTGCGCGCGCACGCCGCTCATGGCGATGAGTCCAATCCTTTTCATGGGTTCGCAACCTCCCAGAGGGTTAAAATGCAGGACGCGATCAAACTGGTGACCGGGATGAGAAACAGCGCCCGGAACCGCGGCCGGTGCGCCATGGCAAAACAGCAGATGGGCATTGAAACGGCGCCGAGCGCGAATCCCCAGGACGCGACAGTCGCGACGATGGGAGCAAGCGTGAAGCTGCGCGCCGTCAGATAGAAAAGGAAATTCACTCCGGCCAGCCCAAAGAACGAAATGTGGCCGAGGCGATAGAGCCTGCGCCGATAACTGGAGTAGC
It encodes:
- a CDS encoding radical SAM protein, which gives rise to MKRIGLIAMSGVRAHNEELTQLGLTLPGFVDRNRIIASLPSLGLLTLAGLTPSRFDVEYHEIFDLRKENDLPDHFDLVAISTFTAQLKEAWQVADVYRQKNIPVVMGGIPVSSLSEETKEHCTSVVVGEGEPLWPQVLADFERGVLRPFYFQTPGGGFDLREAPMPRFDLLDPDKYNRITVQTSRGCPHKCDFCASSILLTPHYKLKPVEKVIAEIREIKKIWPRPFIEFADDNSFVHREHYKRLLRELAKEKLRWFTEADVKVAEDDALLGLMRDSGCQQILIGLESPRKTSLDGVELNNNWKARQRDHYAAAIQKIQSHGVTVNGCFILGLDGDTPDVFEEVFRFVKESGLYEVQITFLTAFPGTPLYQRLKREGRIIRDHAWELCTLFDINISPKNMSVEQLQGGFLDLVKRLYSADETDERRRRFKSRLKESPNFGRRAAQRSDALLAA